GTTATAAAGGCTCATATAGTCGCTGATACCTTGTCTTGCTTCCCAAACATTCTGATAATCTTTAAGGTACACCTCCTCGTATTTTAATGTCCTCCACAATCTCTCGGTGAAAATATTATCTGTTACCCTCCCTTTC
The bacterium genome window above contains:
- a CDS encoding integrase core domain-containing protein; translation: KGRVTDNIFTERLWRTLKYEEVYLKDYQNVWEARQGISDYMSLYNQERPHQSIGNKTPAEVHFGRNN